The proteins below are encoded in one region of Brassica napus cultivar Da-Ae chromosome A6, Da-Ae, whole genome shotgun sequence:
- the LOC106351225 gene encoding beta-galactosidase 15-like translates to MKIRSSYATIVSHDGRAITIDGHRRVLLSGSIHYPRSTPEMWPDLIKKSKEGGLDAIETYVFWNAHEPTRRQYDFSGKLDLIRFLKTIKDEGLYGVLRIGPYACAEWNYGGFPVWLHNIPEMVFRTTNKAFMDEMQNFTTMIVDMVKKEKLFASQGGPIILAQIENEYGNVMGPYGEAGKTYIKWCANMAQALNVGVPWIMCQQNDAPQPMLNTCNGFYCDNFKPNNPNTPKMWTENWTGWFKQWGGKNPHRTTEDVAYSVAKFFQRGGTFNNYYMYHGGTNFDRTAGGPYITTSYDYDAPLDEYGNLNQPKYGHLKKLHDVLHSMEKTLTYGNISTIDFGKSASITTQTSMMVKKPNKAEDDPSTLKWSWRPENMDDFLLKGKGESTKTQLVDQKVVSNDQSDYLWYMTTVKFRKRDLVLGKNMTLRINSTAHVLHAFVNGKHIGNQHAENEKFHYVFEKDAKFKSGRNVISLLSITVGLQNYGSFFESVPTGITGPISIIGRNSDETIVKDLSAHKWSYKTGLNGFENQLFRTESPSKWSAESVPLNRSMTWYKATFKAPFGNDPVVVDLLGLGKGTAWVNGNNIGRYWPAFISSGDGCSVKCNYRGAYHAEKCLTGCGEPTQRWYHVPRSFLNAGDNTLVLFEEMGGNPSLVNFQTTRVGSVCANVYEKNVIELSCDRKPISAIKFASFGNPDGNCGSFEKGTCEEINNAVDILTQECVGKEKCSIDVSTEKFGAPDCGGAARRLAVEAIC, encoded by the exons ATGAAAATCC GTAGTTCTTATGCCACAATTGTTTCTCATGATGGTAGGGCCATCACCATTGATGGTCATCGCCGAGTTCTTCTTTCTGGTTCAATCCATTACCCTAGAAGCACCCCTGAG ATGTGGCCAGATCTTATCAAGAAAAGTAAAGAAGGAGGTCTTGATGCGATCGAAACTTATGTTTTCTGGAATGCGCATGAGCCTACTCGCCGTCAATATGATTTCTCTGGAAAACTAGATCTTATTCGGTTCCTGAAAACCATTAAAGATGAAGGATTGTATGGTGTTCTTCGCATAGGACCATATGCGTGTGCCGAGTGGAATTACGG AGGATTCCCTGTGTGGCTGCACAACATACCCGAAATGGTGTTCAGAACTACAAACAAAGCGTTTATG GATGAGATGCAAAATTTCACAACTATGATAGTAGACATGGTCAAGAAAGAAAAGTTGTTTGCATCACAAGGAGGGCCAATTATTCTTGCTCAG ATTGAAAATGAGTATGGAAATGTAATGGGACCCTATGGAGAAGCGGGTAAAACATACATTAAGTGGTGTGCAAACATGGCTCAGGCTCTTAATGTTGGTGTTCCATGGATAATGTGTCAACAAAATGACGCTCCTCAGCCTATG TTGAACACATGTAATGGGTTTTATTGTGACAATTTTAAACCAAACAATCCCAACACTCCTAAGATGTGGACTGAGAATTGGACCGGATG GTTTAAGCAATGGGGTGGTAAAAATCCTCATAGAACAACCGAAGATGTTGCATATTCTGTTGCAAAGTTCTTCCAAAGGGGAGGAACTTTCAATAATTACTACatg tACCATGGAGGCACCAACTTTGATAGAACCGCAGGTGGTCCATACATCACAACATCATATGATTATGATGCTCCCCTTGACGAATATg GTAATTTGAACCAACCAAAATACGGGCATTTGAAAAAACTTCATGATGTTCTTCATTCTATGGAAAAAACTCTCACATACGGAAACATCTCCACCATTGACTTTGGAAAGTCTGCATCG atTACCACTCAGACTTCAATGATGGTTAAGAAACCAAATAAAGCTGAGGATGACCCTTCAACTCTGAAATGGTCATGGAGACCAGAGAACATGGACGATTTCCTTTTGAAAGGAAAAGGAGAATCTACAAAGACACAACTCGTTGATCAGAAAGTAGTAAGCAATGACCAAAGTGATTATCTATGGTACATGACTACCGTTAAGTTTAGAAAACGAGATCTGGTTTTGGGTAAAAACATGACTCTTCGCATCAATAGCACTGCTCATGTCCTTCATGCTTTTGTCAATGGAAAACATATTG gTAATCAACACGccgaaaatgaaaaatttcacTACGTTTTTGAGAAAGACGCAAAGTTTAAGTCTGGCCGTAATGTCATTTCTCTCCTTAGCATAACCGTGGGACTTCAG AACTATGGTTCTTTCTTCGAAAGTGTGCCTACTGGAATCACTGGACCCATTTCTATTATCGGAAGAAATAGTGATGAAACCATAGTTAAGGATTTGTCTGCTCATAAATGGAGCTATAAAACCGGTTTAAATGGGTTTGAGAACCAACTCTTTAGAACAGAATCACCGTCTAAATGGTCAGCTGAAAGTGTACCATTGAACCGATCCATGACTTGGTATAag GCTACTTTCAAGGCTCCATTTGGAAATGATCCGGTTGTTGTCGATCTTTTGGGACTTGGAAAAGGTACGGCTTGGGTCAATGGAAACAACATTGGACGTTATTGGCCGGCGTTCATTTCAAGTGGTGATGGTTGTTCTGTGAAATGTAATTATAGAGGGGCTTATCATGCTGAAAAGTGTCTGACCGGTTGTGGAGAACCTACCCAAAGATG GTACCATGTTCCTCGTTCTTTCTTGAATGCAGGAGATAACACACTAGTTTTGTTTGAGGAGATGGGAGGAAACCCATCTCTTGTCAATTTCCAAACTACTAGAGTGGGGAGTGTATGTGCTAATGTCTATGAGAAAAATGTTATCGAGCTTTCATGCGATAGGAAACCCATTTCTGCCATCAAATTTGCCTCCTTTGGTAATCCAGATGGAAATTGTGGATCTTTCGAGAAGGGAACTTGTGAAGAAATTAACAACGCTGTTGACATCCTCACACAAGAATGTGTAGGAAAAGAAAAGTGTTCCATTGATGTCTCTACGGAAAAGTTTGGAGCACCAGACTGTGGTGGTGCTGCAAGAAGACTAGCGGTTGAAGCTATTTGCTAA
- the LOC106346413 gene encoding CBL-interacting serine/threonine-protein kinase 17-like has translation MVTKGMRVGKYELGRTLGEGNSAKVKLATDTVSGQSFAVKIIDKSSIKRLNVSFQIKREIRTLKVLKHPNIVRLHEVLASKTKIYMVLECVTGGDLFDRVVSRGKLSETEGRTLFQQLIDGVSYCHNKGVFHRDLKLENVLLDAKGDIKITDFGLSALPQHFREDGLLHTTCGSPNYVAPEVLANKGYDGAASDIWSCGVILYVILTGCLPFDDANLAVLCRNIFKGDPPIPRWLSPGAKTMIKRMLDPNPITRITIAGIKANDWFNHDYTPSSSDDENDACSFQEDVSEEEKSPDSPTVINAFELIGMSSFLDLSGLFETEKVLDRQIRFTSNRLAIDVLEKIKTTLMEMGFSVQKKHTMLKAIQQESSRKGQSGLSLTAEVFEIIPLLNVVELRKTHGDSLLYKQLCDRLSNELSTSSHVQKL, from the exons ATGGTGACGAAGGGAATGCGTGTCGGGAAATACGAGCTTGGGAGGACTCTTGGAGAAGGCAACTCTGCCAAAGTCAAACTCGCTACAGATACGGTTTCAGGCCAATCATTCGCCGTCAAAATCATCGACAAATCTAGTATCAAACGCCTTAACGTCTCTTTTCAG ATTAAGAGAGAGATCCGGACACTGAAAGTGTTAAAGCATCCAAATATTGTCAGATTACATGAG GTTTTGGCTAGCAAAACCAAGATTTACATGGTCCTTGAATGTGTCACTGGAGGAGACTTATTTGACAGAGTT GTCTCCAGAGGAAAGCTTTCGGAAACAGAAGGACGAACATTGTTTCAGCAGTTGATTGATGGAGTCAGCTATTGTCATAACAAGGGAGTTTTCCACAGAGATCTCAAG CTAGAGAATGTTCTTCTTGATGCAAAGGGAGACATTAAGATCACTGATTTTGGCCTTAGTGCTCTACCTCAGCATTTTAGG GAAGATGGGTTGCTACATACAACCTGTGGAAGTCCAAACTATGTCGCACCCGAGGTCCTAGCCAACAAGGGCTATGATGGTGCAGCATCAGATATATGGTCATGTGGAGTCATCTTGTATGTTATCCTTACGGGATGTCTCCCTTTTGATGATGCAAACCTGGCTGTTCTTTGCCGTAAT ATATTCAAAGGGGACCCTCCAATACCTAGATGGCTATCACCGGGTGCTAAAACCATGATTAAGAGAATGCTTGATCCAAATCCAATTACGAGGATAACAATCGCAGGTATTAAGGCCAATGATTGGTTCAATCATGACTACACTCCTTCCAGTAGCGACGATGAAAATGATGCATGTTCATTCCAAGAAGAT GTATCTGAAGAAGAGAAGAGCCCTGATTCTCCAACCGTCATCAACGCCTTTGAGTTGATCGGAATGTCATCATTTCTCGACCTCTCCGGTTTGTTTGAGACAGAG AAAGTATTAGACAGGCAGATAAGATTCACATCAAATAGGTTAGCCATAGATGTGTTGGAGAAGATCAAAACAACCCTTATGGAGATGGGTTTCTCCGTGCAGAAGAAACACACAATG TTAAAAGCAATCCAACAAGAGAGTAGTCGAAAAGGGCAAAGCGGGTTGTCATTAACGGCAGAGGTTTTCGAGATCATCCCGTTGCTTAATGTGGTCGAACTAAGAAAGACACATGGTGATTCATTATTATATAAACAG TTGTGCGACAGATTATCAAACGAATTAAGCACATCATCTCATGTTCAAAAGCTTTAA
- the LOC106346413 gene encoding CBL-interacting serine/threonine-protein kinase 17-like isoform X1, whose product MVTKGMRVGKYELGRTLGEGNSAKVKLATDTVSGQSFAVKIIDKSSIKRLNVSFQIKREIRTLKVLKHPNIVRLHEVLASKTKIYMVLECVTGGDLFDRIVSKGKLSETEGRTLFQQLIDGVSYCHNKGVFHRDLKLENVLLDAKGHIKITDFGICALPQHFREDGLLHTTCGSPNYVAPEVLANKGYDGAASDIWSCGVILYVILTGCLPFDDANLAVLFRNIFKGDPPIPRWLSPGAKTMIKRMLDPNPITRITIAGIKANDWFNHDYTPSSSDDENDACSFQEDVSEEEKSPDFPTVINAFELIGMSSFLDLSGLFETEKVSDRQIRFTSNRLAIDVLEKIKTTLMEMGFYVQRKHTMLKAIQQESNGKGQSGLSLTAEVFGIVPLLNVVELRKTHGDSLLYKQLCDRLSNELSISSHVQKL is encoded by the exons ATGGTGACGAAGGGAATGCGTGTCGGGAAATACGAGCTTGGGAGGACTCTTGGAGAAGGCAACTCTGCCAAAGTCAAACTCGCTACAGATACGGTTTCAGGCCAATCATTCGCCGTCAAAATCATCGACAAATCTAGTATCAAACGCCTTAACGTCTCTTTTCAG ATTAAGAGAGAGATCCGGACACTGAAAGTGTTAAAGCATCCAAATATTGTCAGATTACATGAG GTCCTGGCAAGCAAAACCAAGATCTACATGGTCCTTGAATGTGTCACTGGTGGAGACTTATTTGACAGAATT GTCTCCAAAGGGAAGCTTTCCGAAACAGAAGGACGAACACTGTTTCAGCAGTTGATTGATGGAGTCAGTTATTGTCATAACAAGGGAGTTTTCCACAGAGATCTCAAG CTAGAGAATGTTCTTCTTGATGCAAAAGGGCACATTAAGATCACCGATTTTGGCATTTGTGCTCTACCTCAGCATTTTAGG GAAGATGGGTTGCTACATACAACCTGTGGAAGTCCAAACTATGTCGCACCTGAGGTCCTAGCCAACAAGGGCTATGATGGTGCAGCATCAGATATATGGTCCTGTGGAGTCATCTTGTATGTTATCCTTACGGGATGTCTCCCTTTTGATGATGCAAACCTCGCGGTTCTTTTCCGTAAT ATATTCAAAGGGGACCCTCCAATACCTAGATGGCTATCACCGGGTGCTAAAACCATGATCAAGAGAATGCTTGATCCAAATCCAATTACGAGGATAACAATCGCAGGTATTAAGGCCAATGATTGGTTCAATCATGACTACACTCCTTCCAGTAGCGACGATGAAAATGATGCATGTTCATTCCAAGAAGAT GTATCTGAAGAAGAGAAGAGCCCTGATTTTCCAACCGTCATCAACGCCTTTGAGTTGATCGGAATGTCATCATTTCTCGACCTCTCCGGTTTGTTTGAGACAGAG AAAGTATCAGACAGGCAGATAAGATTCACATCAAATAGGTTAGCCATAGATGTGCTGGAGAAAATCAAAACAACCCTTATGGAGATGGGTTTCTACGTACAGAGGAAACACACAATG TTAAAAGCAATCCAACAAGAGAGTAACGGAAAAGGGCAAAGCGGGTTATCATTAACGGCGGAAGTTTTCGGGATAGTCCCTTTGCTTAATGTGGTCGAACTAAGAAAGACACATGGTGATTCATTATTATATAAACAG TTGTGCGACAGATTATCAAACGAACTAAGCATATCATCTCATGTTCAAAAGCTTTAA
- the LOC106346415 gene encoding G-protein coupled receptor 1-like, translated as MSAVLTAGGGLTAGDRSILTAINTGASSLSFVGSTFIVLCYCLFKELRKFSFKLIFYLALSDMLCSFFLIVGDPSKGFICDAQGYTTHFFCVASFLWTTTIAFTLHRTVVKHKTDVEDLEAMFHLYVWGTSLVVTVIRSFGNNHSHLGPWCWTQTGLKGKAVHFLTFYAPLWGAILYNGFTYFQVIRMLRNARRMAVGMSDRVDQFDNRAELKVLNRWGYYPLILIGSWAFGTINRIHDFIEPGHKIFWLSALDVGTAALMGLFNSIAYGFNSSVRKAIHERLELFLPERIYRWLPSYLRPKNHHLIMHQQQQQQQRSEMVSLKTEEQQ; from the exons ATGTCGGCGGTTCTCACTGCCGGCGGAGGCTTAACTGCCGGAGACCGCAGCATTCTCACGGCGATCAACACGGGCGCGTCGAGTCTCTCCTTCGTCGGCTCAACCTTCATCGTCCTCTGCTATTGCCTCTTCAAAGAACTCCGCAAGTTCTCCTTCAAGCTCATCTTCTACCTCGCTCTCTCC GATATGCTTTGCAGCTTCTTCCTAATCGTAGG TGATCCTTCCAAGGGGTTTATTTGTGATGCACAAGGCTACACGACTCATTTCTTCTGCGTAGCTTCCTTCTTGTGGACAACCACTATTGCTTTCACTCTTCACCGCACTGTGGTTAAGCATAAGACTGATGTGGAGGATTTGGAAGCCATGTTTCACTTGTATGTTTGGG GAACTTCCTTGGTTGTGACTGTCATACGTTCTTTTGGTAATAACCACTCGCATTTGGGGCCTTGGTGCTGGACTCAAACTGGTCTTAAAGGAAAG GCTGttcattttttaactttctaCGCTCCTCTTTGGGGTGCCATTCTCTACAATGGGTTTACATACTTCCAAGTGATACGGATGCTAAGAAACGCTAGACGT ATGGCGGTTGGAATGTCAGACCGAGTGGATCAGTTTGATAATAGAGCAGAGTTAAag GTGTTGAACCGTTGGGGATACTATCCACTCATTCTAATAGGATCGTGGGCATTCGGTACTATCAACCGTATTCATGATTTCATCGAGCCAGGCCATAAGATCTTCTGGCTCTCAGCTCTTGACGTGGGAACAGCTGCACTAATG GGCTTGTTCAATTCAATAGCATATGGTTTCAACAGCTCAGTGCGCAAAGCAATCCACGAAAGACTGGAACT GTTCTTGCCGGAGCGGATATATCGATGGCTTCCGAGCTATTTAAGACCAAAGAACCACCATCTGATTAtgcaccaacaacaacaacaacagcagcGAAGTGAAATGGTCTCACTAAAAACGGAGGAGCAGCAATGA
- the LOC106346412 gene encoding CBL-interacting serine/threonine-protein kinase 17: MVTKGMRVGKYELGRTLGEGNSAKVKLATDTVSGQSFAVKIIDKSSIKRLNVSFQIKREIRTLKVLKHPNIVRLHEVLASKTKIYMVLECVTGGDLFDRIVSKGKLSETEGRTLFQQLIDGVSYCHNKGVFHRDLKLENVLLDAKGHIKITDFGICALPQHFREDGLLHTTCGSPNYVAPEVLANKGYDGAASDIWSCGVILYVILTGCLPFDDANLAVLFRNIFKGDPPIPRWLSPGAKTMIKRMLDPNPITRITIAGIKANDWFNHDYTPSSSDDENDACSFQEDVSEEEKSPDFPTVINAFELIGMSSFLDLSGLFETEKVSDRQIRFTSNRLAIDVLEKIKTTLMEMGFYVQRKHTMLKAIQQESNGKGQSGLSLTAEVFGIVPLLNVVELRKTHGDSLLYKQLCDRLSNELSISSHVQKL, translated from the exons ATGGTGACGAAGGGAATGCGTGTCGGGAAATACGAGCTTGGGAGGACTCTTGGGGAAGGCAACTCTGCAAAAGTTAAACTCGCTACAGATACTGTTTCAGGCCAATCCTTCGCCGTCAAAATCATCGACAAGTCTAGTATCAAACGACTTAACGTCTCTTTTCAG ATAAAGAGAGAGATCCGTACACTGAAAGTGTTAAAGCACCCAAACATCGTCAGATTACATGAG GTCCTGGCAAGCAAAACCAAGATCTACATGGTCCTTGAATGTGTCACTGGTGGAGACTTATTTGACAGAATT GTCTCCAAAGGGAAGCTTTCCGAAACAGAAGGACGAACACTGTTTCAGCAGTTGATTGATGGAGTCAGTTATTGTCATAACAAGGGAGTTTTCCACAGAGATCTCAAG CTAGAGAATGTTCTTCTTGATGCAAAAGGGCACATTAAGATCACCGATTTTGGCATTTGTGCTCTACCTCAGCATTTTAGG GAAGATGGGTTGCTACATACAACCTGTGGAAGTCCAAACTATGTCGCACCTGAGGTCCTAGCCAACAAGGGCTATGATGGTGCAGCATCAGATATATGGTCCTGTGGAGTCATCTTGTATGTTATCCTTACGGGATGTCTCCCTTTTGATGATGCAAACCTCGCGGTTCTTTTCCGTAAT ATATTCAAAGGGGACCCTCCAATACCTAGATGGCTATCACCGGGTGCTAAAACCATGATCAAGAGAATGCTTGATCCAAATCCAATTACGAGGATAACAATCGCAGGTATTAAGGCCAATGATTGGTTCAATCATGACTACACTCCTTCCAGTAGCGACGATGAAAATGATGCATGTTCATTCCAAGAAGAT GTATCTGAAGAAGAGAAGAGCCCTGATTTTCCAACCGTCATCAACGCCTTTGAGTTGATCGGAATGTCATCATTTCTCGACCTCTCCGGTTTGTTTGAGACAGAG AAAGTATCAGACAGGCAGATAAGATTCACATCAAATAGGTTAGCCATAGATGTGCTGGAGAAAATCAAAACAACCCTTATGGAGATGGGTTTCTACGTACAGAGGAAACACACAATG TTAAAAGCAATCCAACAAGAGAGTAACGGAAAAGGGCAAAGCGGGTTATCATTAACGGCGGAAGTTTTCGGGATAGTCCCTTTGCTTAATGTGGTCGAACTAAGAAAGACACATGGTGATTCATTATTATATAAACAG TTGTGCGACAGATTATCAAACGAACTAAGCATATCATCTCATGTTCAAAAGCTTTAA
- the LOC106346417 gene encoding protein CHUP1, chloroplastic: MSRTSATSTTPSRVRAANSHYSVISRTRAQDDSSKPKSSGHDPVKNRRSSLLKRANSREEDTAVLAPQRARSVNRPAVVEQFGCPRRQISRKSDEAAMTAAAAAAAAAEEDEKRKKMEEKLVVNEALVKDLQAQVLSLKTELEEARNSNAELELKNKKLSQDLVSAEAKISSLSSNDKPAKEHQNTRFKDIQRLIASKLEQSKVKKEVVVESSSRSSPPSPSPSRPPFPKFLVSPAKRDEASSPIAPPTPPPPPPPPPPRPLAKAARAQKSPPVSQLFQLLKKQDNTRDLSPSVNGNKSQVNSAHNSIVGEIQNRSAHLIAIKADIETKGDFINDLIQKVLTTCFSDMEDVVKFVDWLDNELATLADERAVLKHFKWPERKADALQEAAVEYRELKKLEKELSSYSDDPSIHYGVALKKMVNLLDKSEQGVRKLVRLRGSSMRSYQDFKIPVEWMLDSGMISKIKRASIKLAKTYMNRVANELESSRNMDRESTQEALLLQGVRFAYRTHQFAGGLDPETLCALEEIKQRVPGHLRLARGNLAGAPS; the protein is encoded by the exons atgtcaCGCACTTCCGCCACCTCCACCACTCCTTCCCGCGTGAGAGCCGCGAATTCACACTACTCGGTCATTTCTAGAACTAGAGCGCAAGACGACAGCAGTAAACCGAAATCTTCCGGTCACGATCCGGTTAAGAACCGGCGATCATCTCTGCTCAAGAGAGCAAACTCCAGAGAGGAGGATACGGCGGTTCTGGCGCCTCAGAGAGCTCGGTCTGTAAACCGTCCGGCGGTGGTAGAGCAATTCGGTTGTCCGAGGCGGCAAATATCTAGAAAGAGCGATGAAGCAGCAATGACTGCTgctgcggcggcggcggcggcggcggaggaagatgagaagaggaagaaaatgGAGGAGAAGCTTGTAGTGAACGAGGCACTTGTTAAAGATTTGCAAGCGCAGGTTTTGAGTTTGAAGACGGAGCTAGAGGAAGCTCGTAACTCAAACGCAGAGCTTGAGTTAAAGAACAAGAAGCTTTCTCAAGATCTTGTTTCAGCTGAAGCTAAGATCTCATCTCTTTCTTCTAACGACAAG CCAGCTAAAGAACATCAGAACACAAGATTCAAAGATATACAGAGGCTAATAGCTAGCAAATTGGAGCAATCCAAGGTTAAAAAGGAGGTGGTGGTAGAGTCATCATCAAGATCATCTCCACCATCACCTTCTCCTTCAAGACCGCCGTTTCCAAAGTTTTTGGTATCTCCAGCTAAAAGAGATGAAGCTTCATCACCTATTGCACCACCaacaccaccacctcctccgccaccaccaccacctagGCCTCTCGCCAAAGCAGCACGTGCCCAAAAGTCACCTCCAGTTTCACAGCTGTTTCAGTTGCTGAAAAAGCAAGATAACACTAGGGACCTTTCGCCGTCTGTTAATGGAAACAAGTCTCAGGTTAACAGTGCTCACAATAGTATAGTTGGAGAAATTCAAAACCGTTCTGCTCATCTCATTGCT ATAAAAGCCGACATTGAGACAAAAGGAGACTTTATTAACGATCTTATCCAGAAAGTTCTGACCACTTGTTTTTCGGACATGGAAGATGTCGTGAAGTTTGTGGATTGGCTTGATAACGAGCTAGCAACTCTG GCTGATGAGCGAGCTGTGCTTAAGCATTTCAAGTGGCCTGAGAGGAAAGCTGATGCCTTAcaagaggctgcagttgagtacCGAGAGCTAAAGAAACTGGAGAAAGAACTTTCTTCCTACTCCGATGATCCGAGCATTCACTACGGTGTTGCCTTGAAGAAAATGGTCAACTTATTAGACAA GTCGGAGCAAGGGGTAAGGAAGCTAGTCAGGCTACGCGGCTCGTCCATGCGTTCTTATCAAGACTTTAAAATCCCAGTCGAGTGGATGCTTGACTCGGGAATGATAAGTAAG ATCAAAAGAGCATCGATCAAACTTGCTAAAACCTACATGAATAGAGTTGCAAACGAGCTAGAATCATCTCGTAACATGGATAGAGAGTCTACTCAAGAAGCGTTACTTCTCCAAGGAGTCCGGTTCGCTTACAGAACGCACCAG TTTGCAGGAGGGCTGGACCCAGAGACATTGTGTGCATTAGAAGAGATAAAGCAACGTGTTCCTGGCCATCTCCGGCTGGCACGAGGGAATTTGGCCGGAGCTCCGTCGTAG
- the LOC106346414 gene encoding glycine-rich domain-containing protein 2-like: protein MKFSQLTGMEKEIVQNLEWLEAQKIEISIDLIAEAKKHLQFLGVVDRNRWLYDGPALKRAIYRYNAYWLPLLAKHSESSSTFEGPLVPPFDCEWVWHCHRLNPVRYKSDCEEFYGRILDNSGIVSSANGSCKLQTEKLWKRLYPMEPYDLDLDMAISEPISPFEKCTSYDLVSAAKRQSSFYLEVSRANVDSEIIMEEAVGRYKAFLYLIKQNREKTIKLISVPTYDIDLIWHTHQLNPSSYYKDMVKIFGNILQHDDTADSDSSEGMNLDTVFSGTTAQWEETFGQRYWKESMDTTPHTPVVVETEKSGAAARCFAEAAEKGGGEGARCFAVEAEKTSARCFAVEAEKKNARCFAVEAEKNSARCFAVEAEKKNARCLAVEAEKNSARCFALEAEKKNASGVAVEAEKKNARCFAVEAEKNSARCFALEAEKNSARCYAVEAEKKNARCFAITNGKSSARCFAVEVEKKNARCFAVEAEKKSARCFAVEAEKKSARCFAVEAVKKNARCYAMTDGKSSARCYAKATGKNSARCYAVAAEKNGGCGCGNLMENNAKENAPLAEGATAA from the exons ATGAAGTTTTCACAATTGACAGGAATGGAGAAAGAAATAGTGCAAAATTTGGAGTGGCTTGAAGCTCAGAAGATAGAGATAAGCATTGACCTAATTGCTGAAGCCAAGAAACATCTTCAGTTCCTCGGAGTTGTTGACCGGAACCGGTGGCTCTACGATGGTCCTGCACTCAAAAGAGCCATCTACAG ATACAATGCTTACTGGCTTCCTTTGCTAGCCAAACATTCTGAGTCTTCCTCAACCTTCGAAGGACCACTAGTCCCTCCATTTGACTGTGAATGGGTTTGGCATTGCCACAGGCTTAATCCG GTGAGGTACAAGTCTGACTGTGAGGAATTCTATGGGAGAATTCTGGACAACTCTGGCATTGTATCTTCAGCAAATGGGAGCTGCAAATTACAGACTGAAAAGTTATGGAAGAGATTGTATCCTATGGAGCCCTATGACCTTGATTTGGATATGGCAATCTCAGAGCCAATTTCTCCTTTTGAGAAATGCACGAGCTATGATCTTGTTTCAGCAGCCAAGAGGCAAAGCTCATTTTATCTTGAG GTTTCAAGAGCCAATGTGGACAGTGAGATCATTATGGAAGAAGCTGTTGGTAGATACAAAGCATTCCTCTACTTAATCAAGCAAAACCGTGAAAAGACTATCAAACTAATCAGTGTTCcgacttatgatattgatctaATTTGGCATACACATCAGCTGAACCCTTCCTCTTACTACAAGGATATGGTAAAGATCTTTGGCAACATCTTACAGCATGATGATACGGCAGACTCTGACTCAAGCGAAGGTATGAATCTCGACACTGTTTTCTCGGGAACTACTGCGCAATGGGAAGAAACATTTGGTCAAAGGTATTGGAAAGAAAGCATGGATACGACTCCACATACTCCAGTTGTGGTGGAGACTGAGAAGAGCGGTGCGGCTGCTAGATGCTTTGCTGAGGCTGCTGAGAAAGGTGGTGGTGAGGGTGCTAGGTGCTTTGCGGTGGAAGCTGAGAAGACCAGTGCTAGGTGTTTTGCTGTGGAGGCTGAGAAGAAAAATGCAAGGTGCTTTGCAGTGGAAGCTGAGAAGAACAGTGCTAGGTGCTTTGCTGTGGAGGCTGAGAAGAAAAATGCAAGGTGCTTGGCAGTGGAAGCTGAGAAGAACAGTGCTAGGTGCTTTGCTCTGGAAGCTGAGAAGAAAAATGCTAGTGGAGTTGCTGTGGAGGCTGAGAAGAAAAATGCAAGGTGCTTTGCAGTGGAAGCTGAGAAGAACAGTGCTAGGTGCTTTGCTCTGGAAGCTGAGAAGAACAGTGCTAGGTGTTATGCTGTGGAGGCTGAAAAGAAAAATGCAAGGTGCTTCGCAATAACGAATGGTAAGAGCAGTGCAAGGTGCTTTGCAGTGGAAGTTGAGAAGAAAAATGCAAGGTGCTTTGCAGTGGAAGCTGAGAAGAAAAGTGCAAGGTGCTTTGCTGTGGAGGCTGAGAAGAAAAGTGCTAGGTGCTTTGCTGTGGAGGCTGTGAAGAAAAATGCAAGGTGTTATGCAATGACAGATGGTAAGAGCAGTGCAAGGTGCTATGCAAAGGCCACCGGAAAGAATAGTGCAAGGTGCTATGCAGTGGCGGCTGAAAAGAACGGTGGATGTGGATGTGGTAATTTGATGGAGAACAATGCTAAGGAAAATGCTCCACTGGCGGAAGGCGCTACTGCAGCTTAA